The DNA segment TAAAAGCCCCGTTATTAACGAGGCTTTAATCTTATCGATTAGTTTTTGATGGCCATTATTCGGCTAATATATTTGCCCAATATGTCAAATTCAATATTAATAATGCTGCCCACCTCTATTTGGTGGAAGTTAGTAAAGTCATGGGTATATGGAATGATGGCTACACTAAATCTATCATCTTTGCTGTTAACAACGGTCAGGCTTACACCATTGACTGTTACTGAACCTTTTTCCACAGTGACATAACCTTGTGCTGCTTTTTCTTGGTTGATATCATATTGGAATGTATAGTACCAACTTCCGTCTGCTTCTTTTACTTCAATACACTTGGCTGTTTGATCTACATGACCCTGAACAATGTGGCCGTCTAAACGACCGTTCATAATCATGCTTCGTTCCAGGTTTACTTTGTCGCCAATTTTTAATACCCCTAAATTAGACTTGTCTAGTGTCTCCTGAATTGCAGTAACGGTATACGTTTTATCGGTTTTTTTTACAACAGTTAAGCAAACACCGTTATGGGCGATGCTTTGATCAATTTTTAGCTCGTTAACAAACGAGCACTCCATGGTGATGTGTAAGTTGCTTTG comes from the Saccharicrinis fermentans DSM 9555 = JCM 21142 genome and includes:
- a CDS encoding riboflavin synthase gives rise to the protein MFSGIVEEAAVIVGLEKEQSNLHITMECSFVNELKIDQSIAHNGVCLTVVKKTDKTYTVTAIQETLDKSNLGVLKIGDKVNLERSMIMNGRLDGHIVQGHVDQTAKCIEVKEADGSWYYTFQYDINQEKAAQGYVTVEKGSVTVNGVSLTVVNSKDDRFSVAIIPYTHDFTNFHQIEVGSIINIEFDILGKYISRIMAIKN